CTTAAAGTGATATGTTAAAATCTCTcataacttttgttatttttctttgtatttctcatagttttcttaattaaaatttttgatttgTTAATTTATACATAAAGTTTCATGATATATCTTTGTAATATATTAGGATCTTTTTCAGTGTAAAAGAGCTCTTTTAGtcccatttaaatatttttttggccTTGAACTCATCTTCAGTCTTAATATTaccacccattttttaattgagtgttCATGCTATatcatctaatttttatttttaacttttgtgtcATCTtgttctagatatgtctcctgtaCAGActatattatttgaattttgttttgtcattCAGTTGAaagtttttgcattttaaatcaaTAGTGTCttactcttttataaaataaatagatatgggGAGATTGTTAACATTAATCTGGTGCGGGACAAGAAGACTGGGAAATCCAAAGGATTCTGTTTCCTCTGCTATGAAGACCAGAGGAGCACAGTTCTTGCTGTTGACAATTTTAATGGGATCAAGGTGAGTGTGTTCACTAAGCAGGATTTGGCTGGACTTTTCCTGTATGTAGGGGTTTGGTTTAATTTCCCACCTGATCGCCACAGGTTCAAGGACAGTACTGGTCAGCTGGGTGTGTGAGAGGGTTGCAGAGGTGTGGGGACATACTGACCAGGAAATGATCCCAGGAAATGATTTCTTTGGCTTATGACCCTACTAACAATTGTTCCTTTTCCTCATGTTCATCTTCCCAGGAGCATAGGTACCATGCATCACGCCCCAAACCAAGCCTCTTGTTTCTCACCTTTCCATCCTCACACCCCACTCTCACCTCTGACGTATTGGGCAGcaaagagactctcaaatattGCTCTTTCATGCTATCCTCTGTCAGGGGATTTGGGGCTGTGTCATGGCTTCATGCTCTGAGACATATCTTTGTATGTCTGTCATATGTCTCCAGTCACTTAGCATTACTGGGCCCTGGAAATTCTCTAGTTAAAGTCTGATGACAAATTCTACAAAAATCACTCCTTCTGAagttttttctcctctgtttcctctcaGTTCACCCTGGGGCTGAGAGAAAGTGATGGGACAAGTCAGGTTTATCTATGCTCCACCCAATTCCTATGCTTATTTAGCAGTTGGATGAACATTGTCATAGGTTGGGAGGGTGACTTTTGACTTGGAGAGTTTGTCACTGATTGCACCAGTATGGAGCAGCTGGAAACTATAGGACAGGATGGAATAAGGTTCTAGGCTTGATTTTTAAGGGTCAGCAGTCAAATGGAGTCACCATAAAAGGGaggttttcaaaaatgtttttgaaaagggGAATAGGATAGATGACAGAAGCTACTCAGACTTAAAGGTAAGAATAAAAATCTGCTCTTATGTGGGAACAATAAAAGCCAGACTTTTCAAATTTTGGATCGTTTTGCCTGTAGAATAAGTCTGTATCTGCccgaatgttttttttttttttttaatttttttttttcaacgtttatttatttttgtgacagagagagacagagcatgaacgggggaggggcagagagagagggagacatagaatcggaaacaggctccaggctctgagccatcagcccagagcccgacgcggggctcgaactcacggaccgcgagatcgtgacctggctgaagtcggatgcttaaccgactgcgccacccaggcgcccctgcccgaATGTTTTTAAGTGAGGggttaattttttgttgttcacCCAGAGAGTTGTGATTGACAACAAAAGTATCAGTGTGAGCCAGTTGTTCCACTATGGTGGGGGTAGAGCAAAGTATGAGGGCTGAAGAAAAAAgattccttcccccttcccaacTGTTGGTCTGCCTTGGCCTCATCCTACTTGCTGTATCAAGAAAGCAGCTGTAGCATTGCACTTGATTTCAGGAATTCTTTCTAGCTGCCAGACCATGGTATGTTTTACTATAAATTAATGTTACAGATTGAGGGTAATTGTGCATGTGAATTCTCACAGTTTCCCCTGCTGCTTGTGCTTTGGACAGTACCAGCcaggcttttttcacttaatgcaAGTGTAGAACATGAAGGTTATTGTGTGGTACACTGGAGTAAAGTGACAAGGCTGTCTAGTATGACTGCCTCAGGAACTCCAGCTGCCCCTGGCCCTACCTGGATGCCCCAAGTGCTGAGCAAGTTATAATCTGGGTGTATGTGCTGTTACACACAAGTTGGGCAGGTCTGCTTTAGTGATTTCCCCAGAAATAGAATTAGCAGGAAGGTAAGGGGTGTGGTTCAAACCATGGCTTTCTGCAGCTGGGTTCAAATAGTTTGATAGGAGGGCCGTCTTTGCTGAAGCATTGCCTGTCTGTCTTAGATCAAAGGAAGAACTATCCGAGTGGATCATGTGTCTAACTATCGGGCTCCTAAGGACTCAGAAGAAATGGATGATATGACCAAAGAACTCCAGGAGAAGGGCTGTGGGGCTTTTACCCCCTCAGAGAGTTCATCTGAGGGTTCTGAAGATgacaaacccacaaaaaaacacaaaaaaggtaAAGCGTTAAGTCCCGAGAGAAGATTCTGGGTAGTCTAAGTGTTTATTCTTCCTAGTGCTCACTGAGAGTTGATAATCAGTTCTTAAGTGTGAAGGGGAAAGGTGTTTGGGAAACCTTGCTTTAATTGGGAAAGGAGAGGTATCAGTGGAAGACAAATATTATGGGCTGAGTTCTGtctcctaaaattcatacattaAAGTCCTAATCctctagtacctcagaatgtgactgtatttggagttaGGGTTTTTAGAAAGGTAATTAAGGGTGAGAACTGCCTGATACAGCATCTTGACATATCAAGGCTGACAGAAATCCAACTTGGCTTCTCAGAGACACTTTCTGGAAGTATAGATTATGACTGCTTCACACACAGTGCTGCCAACGGTGCTTTCCTTTTGCTTAtaccctccctctcctccatcttcctttccttattGGTTGCGCCCCTTTTTTCCtccagacaaaaaggaaaaaaagagaagaaagaaagacaaagagaagactgACCGGGAGGTACAGGCAGAGCAGCCAGCCTCCTCTTCATCACCCAGAAGCAAGGCGATAAAGGAAAAGGATGACCCTGGCTCTAAAAAGCACAGCAGCAAGAACTCAGAGAGGGGTCAGAAGTCAGAGTCCAGAGAGGTGCGGAGGCACTATCCCAGCTCTCCTGAGGTCAGGACCATCTGCCGCAGTGgagcagaagacagagagagggagccgaAGAAGGAGAAGGCTAAGCATGAACATAGGTCCTCAaccaggagggaagaaagagaagaaaagaacagggatAGAGATAGATGTCGAAGCTCAGACACACACTCCAGCCGGCACAATGGACGTTCTGAGGGACATAGTCAGAGAAGTAGAAGTAGGAGCCGAGATAAATCCCACAGGCATAAAAGGGCCCGACACTCCCGGGACCGGGAGTCCTCTAACCCCAATGACCGCAGGCATCACTGAAACTGCAGCCCGTGACTGCTTGGTAGAGTTGCAAATGAACTAGGCCTTTAAAATGCAATCATATTC
The DNA window shown above is from Lynx canadensis isolate LIC74 chromosome X, mLynCan4.pri.v2, whole genome shotgun sequence and carries:
- the RBMX2 gene encoding RNA-binding motif protein, X-linked 2, whose protein sequence is MRVAGSPGSQCLAAERGPAEMNPLTKVKLINELNEREVQLGVADKVSWHSEYKDSAWIFLGGLPYELTEGDIICVFSQYGEIVNINLVRDKKTGKSKGFCFLCYEDQRSTVLAVDNFNGIKIKGRTIRVDHVSNYRAPKDSEEMDDMTKELQEKGCGAFTPSESSSEGSEDDKPTKKHKKDKKEKKRRKKDKEKTDREVQAEQPASSSSPRSKAIKEKDDPGSKKHSSKNSERGQKSESREVRRHYPSSPEVRTICRSGAEDREREPKKEKAKHEHRSSTRREEREEKNRDRDRCRSSDTHSSRHNGRSEGHSQRSRSRSRDKSHRHKRARHSRDRESSNPNDRRHH